A region from the Lates calcarifer isolate ASB-BC8 linkage group LG2, TLL_Latcal_v3, whole genome shotgun sequence genome encodes:
- the snrpa1 gene encoding U2 small nuclear ribonucleoprotein A' — translation MVKLSAELIEQAAQYTNPVRDRELDLRGYKIPVLENLGATLDQFDTIDFSDNEVRKLDGFPLLKRLKTLLLNNNRICRIGENLEHCLPSLTELVLTNNNIQELGDLDPLATVKSLTLLSLLRNPVTNKKHYRLYVINKIPQIRVLDFQKVKLKERQEAEKMFKGKRGAQLAKDIAKRTKTFTPGVAAQLEKRRTGPSQADVEAVKNAIANASSLAEVERLKGMLQAGQIPGRDVRQGQAGMVEEEEEDDTEQMDAHMSGSVEMTEGDQEEGDEDMDEEPHVNGS, via the exons ATGGTGAAATTATCAGCGGAGCTAATTGAGCAGGCTGCTCAGTATACGAACCCcgtgagagacagagagttgGATTTACGAG GTTATAAAATCCCAGTACTTGAAAATCTTGGAGCCACTCTGGACCAGTTTGACACTATTGACTTCTCTGATAATGAAGTGAGAAAACTGGATGGCTTCCCTCTgcttaaaagattaaaaacattgCTACTGAACAACAACAGGATTTG TCGCATAGGTGAGAATCTGGAGCACTGTCTGCCGAGTCTGACAGAACTTGTTctcacaaacaacaacattcaGGAGCTG GGGGACTTGGACCCACTGGCCACTGTGAAGTCATTGACTCTTCTCAG CCTCTTAAGGAATCCAGTGACAAACAAGAAGCATTACAGGCTCTACGTCATCAACAAAATCCCACAGATCCGTGTGCTTGACTTCCAGAAGGTAAAACTAAAG GAACGCCAGGAGGCGGAGAAAATGTTCAAAGGCAAACGAGGTGCTCAACTTGCAAAGGATATTGCCAAGCGAACGAAAAC atTCACTCCTGGAGTGGCGGCACAGCttgagaagaggaggacagggcCATCTCAAGCCGACGTTGAAGCCGTCAAG aatgCCATTGCCAATGCTTCATCATTGGCAGAGGTGGAGAGGTTGAAAGGGATGCTGCAGGCCGGTCAGATCCCAGGCCGGGATGTCAGACAAG GTCAAGCTGGtatggtggaggaggaagaagaggacgaCACTGAACAGATGGACGCACATATGAGTGGAAGTGTGGAGATGACTGAGGGAGATCAGGAGGAGGGTGATGAAGATATGGATGAAGAGCCACATGTTAATGGCTCCTGA
- the selenos gene encoding selenoprotein S has protein sequence MDDVEITDVNEGGIQVEKHPPKNRDLTSLSILAGELLSQYGWYLLAVTVLVYLLIQHLKKRRSSQSCQSSAPQTPQDAALVAKRQEAMEAARRKMQEQLDASAAIYKEKQKQKQQQKQMNQEASSSTTMLKPKTDKKPLRSTDYSPLSGQGGGTCSWRPGRRGPSSGG, from the exons ATGGATGATGTGGAGATCACAGACGTCAATGAAGGCGGCATTCAGGTGGAGAAACACCCCCCAAAAAATCGGGATCTGACTTCCCTGAGCATACTTG CAGGAGAGCTGCTGTCCCAGTATGGCTGGTACCTTCTGGCTGTGACCGTGCTGGTTTACTTGCTCATCCAGCACCTGAAGAAGAGGAGATCCAGCCAGAGCTGCCAGAGTTCAGCCCCACAGACACCACAAG aTGCAGCATTGGTGGCAAAAAGACAAGAGGCCATGGAAGCAGCTCGGAGAAAGATGCAGGAGCAGCTTGATGCCAGCGCAGCCAtctacaaagagaaacagaaacagaaacagcaacagaaacag ATGAACCAAGAGGCCAGCTCATCAACAACAATGCTGAAACCAAAGACGGACAAGAAACCACTTCGCAGTACTG actaCAGTCCTCTGTCTGGACAGGGAGGAGGAACCTGTTCTTGGAGACCTGGCAGGAGAGGGCCGTCATCTGGTGGAtga